A window from Malania oleifera isolate guangnan ecotype guangnan chromosome 7, ASM2987363v1, whole genome shotgun sequence encodes these proteins:
- the LOC131159525 gene encoding probable membrane-associated kinase regulator 4 → MAANLFSSEEEYIDIEVGSSANLFGYSMSSPPPAREFEFHMSSTSAGTEPVTFPADELFYKGKLLPLHLPPRLQMFQNLLHATEAFEDQQCCLPVSTNSASSLALESDISPPESRRESIELNSADECFFEWSSTKTGSVNVVHQSKKSNNWSEKLKQVKQSSLGKKLKASRAYLKSLFDYKSGCSDESCAKAATAAEAESFCRGKGSLSEHMSVARKNPFGQTDKNERCTISSTITVAKSMGKEFIEEDVSSSQRRSFSGAIKLHSAVAKCSSSSSSSSGSSASSSFSFNSNGFCDQLQSLRRSSSASSETETSVEGAIAHCKQSQHSRKHVNEVDLCSLSAPRIAGFEDGERI, encoded by the coding sequence atggctgCAAATCTTTTTTCAAGTGAAGAAGAGTACATAGATATTGAAGTAGGCTCTTCTGCCAACCTATTTGGCTACTCCATGAGCTCCCCTCCACCAGCCAGAGAATTTGAGTTTCATATGTCGTCAACCTCTGCAGGCACAGAGCCGGTAACTTTCCCAGCTGATGAACTCTTCTACAAAGGAAAACTGCTTCCTCTCCACCTCCCTCCCCGCTTACAAATGTTCCAAAACCTCCTCCACGCAACAGAGGCCTTCGAGGACCAGCAATGCTGTCTTCCTGTTTCCACAAATTCCGCCAGTAGTCTTGCACTGGAATCCGACATCTCACCGCCGGAGTCTCGCCGGGAAAGCATCGAGCTAAACTCTGCAGATGAGTGTTTCTTTGAATGGTCGAGTACCAAAACGGGCAGTGTCAATGTTGTTCATCAATCTAAGAAGTCTAATAATTGGTCTGAGAAGCTCAAGCAGGTCAAGCAGAGCTCACTGGGCAAAAAGCTGAAAGCTTCACGGGCGTACCTTAAGTCTCTGTTTGATTATAAGTCTGGCTGTTCAGATGAATCTTGTGCAAAAGCAGCCACTGCAGCAGAAGCAGAGAGCTTTTGCAGAGGCAAGGGGAGTTTGAGCGAGCACATGAGTGTGGCGAGGAAAAATCCATTTGGGCAAACCGATAAAAATGAAAGGTGCACAATATCATCAACTATTACTGTCGCGAAGAGCATGGGCAAGGAATTTATTGAGGAAGATGTTAGCAGCAGCCAGAGGAGGTCATTCTCAGGGGCAATCAAATTGCATTCTGCTGTGGCGAAGTGTTCGTCTTCGTCTTCATCGTCTTCGGGATCTTCGGCTTCTTCATCCTTTTCATTCAACTCTAATGGGTTTTGTGATCAGTTACAGTCCCTGAGGAGGAGCAGCAGTGCCAGTTCAGAGACTGAGACTTCAGTTGAGGGAGCAATTGCTCACTGTAAGCAGTCCCAGCATTCCAGGAAACATGTCAATGAAGTTGATCTTTGTTCACTCTCTGCTCCAAGAATTGCAGGTTTTGAGGATGGAGAGAGAATATGA